The following coding sequences lie in one Populus trichocarpa isolate Nisqually-1 chromosome 14, P.trichocarpa_v4.1, whole genome shotgun sequence genomic window:
- the LOC7468555 gene encoding glucan endo-1,3-beta-glucosidase 4: protein MPILWKRTMLALLILSIAPRKSDGELEQWCIADEQTPDDELQIALDWACGKGGADCSKIQVNQPCYLPNTVRDHASYAFNNYFQKFKHKGGSCYFKGAAIITELDPSHSSCQYEFHP from the exons atgcCAATCCTTTGGAAAAGGACAATGCTAGCCCTTCTTATCCTGTCCATAGCTCCTAGGAAATCAG ATGGGGAGTTAGAGCAATGGTGCATAGCAGATGAGCAGACCCCAGATGATGAGTTGCAGATAGCATTGGACTGGGCTTGTGGGAAAGGTGGTGCAGACTGCAGTAAGATTCAAGTGAACCAGCCTTGCTATTTGCCAAATACTGTGAGAGACCATGCTTCCTATGCCTTCAACAACTACTTCCAGAAGTTCAAGCACAAAGGTGGATCTTGCTACTTCAAAGGAGCTGCTATCATTACAGAACTTGACCCCA GTCATAGCTCTTGCCAGTACGAGTTCCATCCCTGA
- the LOC7455991 gene encoding histidine kinase 2 isoform X1, which produces MSCTGGGAGVFVKFSRLFVKRHRWELVKMSINCKLSGSNGTSQESFKLRKSKEVLHETNSARKWKRKFLLLWFLGVAVTIGSIWLLFSFDSGALGRKGQSLDSCEEGAQVLLRHFNVSKNQLHALGSLFSDSDQVASLDCTKEPGPEMLINDGIACALKVPCSKKQEFQQHIRWVAEDVGPNGKCPVQDENEFRKLDRSLLDESASFVSQSTISSISQDFGKRREVDCAEDHCKLFSFDLVKECWWVLVGMIVSCILLGYNLKFWRKQNQKLVQLEPVPQQRQQLLQMNQHQLSHSPPRGAGKWRKKLLIIFVLLGVLVSIWLFWHLHEKIISRREETLANMCDERARMLQDQFNVSMNHVHALAILVSTFHHGKNPSAIDQKTFGEYTKRTDFERPLTSGVAYALKVPHLERKQFEEQHGWTIKKMGTEDQTLVQDCIPDKLDPAPIQDEYAPVIFSQETVSHIVSIDMMSGKEDRENILRARASGKGVLTSPFKLLKSNHLGVVLTFAVYNTDLPDATPEQRIDATVGYLGASYDVPSLVEKLLHQLSSKQTIVVNVYDTTNATAPILMYGTDVTDTGLLHVSSLDFGDPLRKHEMHCRFKHKPPLPWPAINASVGLLVITLLVGHIFHAAINRIAKVEEDYREMMELKARAEAADVAKSQFLATVSHEIRTPMNGVLGMLQMLMETDLDVNQMDYANTAHTSGKDLIALINEVLDQAKIESGRLELEAVPFDLRSVLDNVLSLFSGKSNEKGIELAVYVSDRLPEVVIGDPGRFRQIITNLVGNSIKFTRDKGHVFVSVHLADEVRSPLDARDAVLKQGLELVQDTSSKVYDSLSGFPVVNRWKSWEKFKKSSCIDSRDEPEMIRLLVTVEDTGVGIPEDAQGNIFTPFMQADSSTSRKYGGTGIGLSISKCLVDLMGGEIGFVSECGIGSTFSFIVSFRKGESTSLDTKWQPYDPAVLEVRGGRALVIDERSVRAEVTKYHLQRLGITADVAPSLKSACAYLSSGYCTSIPADLPIVLIDKDAWDKESGIAFHHLLKMPKKNDGTDIQVDLSKIFLLATTISSDERLELKTSGLVDNVLVKPLRLSVLIACFQEAFGSGKKSEVNRKKPPALQNLLRGKQILVVDDNLVNRRVAEGALKKHGAIVTCVESGKAALEKLKPPHSFDACFMDFQMPEMDGFEATRQIRSMESQFNEKIASGKASMELPGNVAYWHTPILAMTADVIQATNEECLKCGMDGYVSKPFEDEKLYNAVTRFF; this is translated from the exons ATGAGTTGTACTGGTGGTGGAGCTGGGGTTTTTGTCAAGTTTTCTAGGCTCTTTGTGAAGAGACACAGGTGGGAGTTGGTGAAAATGTCTATTAATTGCAAGCTTTCTGGTTCAAATGGCACATCACAAGAAAGTTTCAAGCTGAGGAAGTCAAAGGAGGTTTTGCATGAAACTAATTCTGCCaggaaatggaagagaaagtTTCTGCTTCTCTGGTTTCTAGGTGTTGCTGTTACTATAGGGAGCATTTGGCTTCTCTTCAGCTTTGATAGTGGGGCATTGGGAAGGAAAGGTCAGAGTCTAGATTCGTGTGAAGAAGGAGCTCAGGTCTTGCTTCGCCATTTCAATGTCAGCAAGAACCAGCTTCATGCTTTGGGTTCTTTGTTCTCTGATTCAGATCAG GTAGCATCCCTTGATTGTACCAAGGAACCAGGACCGGAAATGCTAATAAATGATGGCATTGCCTGTGCACTGAAGGTACCATGTTCAAAGAAGCAGGAATTTCAACAGCACATCAGATGGGTCGCTGAAGATGTAGGGCCTAATGGAAAATGCCCGGTTCAAGATGAGAATGAATTCAGGAAGCTTGATCGATCATTGCTGGATGAGTCTGCATCATTTGTTTCAcaatctacaatttcatcaatttcacaGGATTTTGGAAAG AGAAGGGAAGTGGACTGTGCAGAAGATCATTGTAaacttttttcatttgatttggtAAAAGAATGCTGGTGGGTCCTTGTTGGAATGATAGTGAGCTGCATACTATTGGGTTATAACTTAAAATTTTGGAGGAAACAAAATCAGAAGCTAGTTCAGCTGGAGCCAGTGCCTCAGCAGCGGCAACAATTGTTGCAGATGAATCAACATCAACTATCCCACAGTCCTCCTAGAGGTGCTGGCAAGTGGAGGAAGAAACTTCTTATAATATTTGTCCTGCTTGGAGTGCTTGTATCTATTTGGTTGTTTTGGCACTTGCATGAAAAGATAATATCAAGGAGGGAAGAGACTCTTGCTAACATGTGTGATGAACGGGCACGAATGTTGCAGGACCAGTTCAATGTTAGCATGAACCATGTACATGCCTTGGCTATCCTTGTATCCACCTTTCACCATGGAAAAAATCCTTCTGCTATTGATCAG AAAACATTTGGTGAATATACCAAGAGAACAGATTTTGAGAGGCCACTTACTAGTGGTGTTGCTTATGCTCTAAAAGTTCCTCATTTAGAGAGGAAGCAATTTGAAGAGCAGCATGGATGGACAATTAAGAAAATGGGAACGGAGGACCAGACTCTAGTCCAAGACTGTATTCCAGATAAATTGGATCCTGCACCCATCCAGGATGAATATGCACCTGTGATTTTTTCTCAAGAAACAGTCTCTCATATTGTCTCAATTGACATGATGTCTGGAAAG GAAGACCGCGAGAACATCTTGCGAGCAAGGGCATCTGGAAAGGGAGTGTTGACATCTCCTTTCAAACTTTTGAAATCGAACCACCTGGGAGTTGTACTCACATTTGCTGTCTATAATACCGACCTCCCTGATGCTACACCAGAACAAAGAATTGATGCCACTGTTGG GTATCTTGGCGCATCTTATGATGTACCATCTCTAGTGGAGAAGCTTCTGCACCAACTTTCCAGCAAGCAAACAATTGTCGTGAATGTTTACGATACAACTAATGCAACCGCTCCCATTCTCATGTATGGTACTGATGTTACTGATACTGGCCTTCTGCATGTCAGTAGCCTTGACTTTGGTGATCCATTGCGGAAGCATGAAATGCATTGCAG GTTCAAGCATAAACCTCCTTTACCCTGGCCAGCAATAAATGCATCAGTTGGGCTCCTTGTTATTACTCTTCTTGTTGGCCACATCTTTCATGCAGCCATTAATAGGATTGCAAAAGTTGAGGAGGACTATCGTGAGATGATGGAGCTCAAAGCTCGTGCTGAAGCTGCGGACGTGGCAAAATCTCAG TTTCTTGCAACTGTTTCCCATGAAATAAGGACCCCAATGAATGGTGTTTTAG GTATGCTGCAAATGCTGATGGAGACTGATCTGGATGTAAACCAAATGGACTATGCCAATACTGCTCATACTAGCGGAAAGGATCTAATTGCACTGATCAATGAAGTTCTAGATCAGGCTAAGATAGAATCAGGCCGGCTAGAATTGGAAGCAGTTCCCTTTGATCTGCGTTCTGTTCTTGATAATGTTCTATCACTATTTTCAGGAAAATCCAATGAAAAAGGGATTGAG TTGGCTGTTTATGTTTCTGACCGGCTCCCTGAAGTTGTTATTGGTGACCCTGGACGGTTTCGGCAGATAATTACAAATCTTGTTGGAAATTCGATAAAG TTTACACGCGACAAAGGGCATGTGTTTGTTTCTGTGCATCTGGCAGATGAAGTGAGAAGCCCTCTTGATGCCAGGGATGCAGTGCTTAAACAAGGCCTGGAGTTAGTTCAGGATACATCAAGCAAAGTTTATGACTCATTGAGTGGGTTTCCTGTTGTCAACCGATGGAAAAGTTGGGAGAAATTTAAAAAGTCAAGCTGCATAGATTCTAGGGATGAACCTGAAATGATTAGACTACTAGTTACAGTTGAGGATACAGGAGTGGGAATACCAGAAGATGCACAGGGAAATATTTTCACGCCTTTTATGCAAGCTGACAGTTCCACTTCACGAAAATATGGTGGAACTGGAATAGGATTAAGCATTAGCAAATGTCTGGTGGATCTCATGGGTGGGGAGATTGGGTTTGTTAGTGAATGTGGCATTGGCAGtaccttttcatttattgtttctttCAGAAAAGGAGAATCAACTTCTCTGGATACAAAGTGGCAGCCTTATGATCCAGCTGTTTTGGAGGTCCGAGGAGGGAGAGCCCTGGTAATTGATGAAAGAAGTGTCCGAGCTGAGGTCACAAAATATCACTTGCAGAGGTTGGGAATAACTGCAGATGTAGCTCCCAGTCTGAAGTCAGCATGTGCATATCTATCTAGTGGTTACTGCACAAG TATTCCAGCCGATTTGCCTATAGTTCTTATTGACAAAGACGCATGGGACAAAGAATCTGGCATTGCTTTCCATCATTTGCTGAAAATGCCCAAGAAAAATGACGGGACAGATATCCAGGTAGACCTTTCAAAGATTTTTCTCTTGGCTACCACCATCAGCTCTGATGAACGCTTAGAGCTAAAAACCTCTGGTTTAGTAGATAATGTACTGGTGAAGCCTCTTCGGTTAAGTGTCTTAATCGCTTGCTTCCAAGAAGCTTTTGGAAGCGGTAAGAAGAGTGAAGTAAATAGGAAGAAACCACCAGCACTTCAGAATTTACTGAGAGGAAAACAAATTTTGGTGGTGGATGACAATTTGGTAAACAGAAGAGTGGCTGAGGGTGCTCTTAAAAAGCATGGAGCAATTGTTACCTGTGTGGAGAGTGGCAAGGCTGCTTTAGAAAAGCTTAAACCACCACACAGTTTTGACGCTTGCTTCATGGACTTCCAAATGCCAGAAATGGATGG CTTTGAAGCCACACGTCAAATCCGGTCTATGGAGAGTCAGTTTAATGAGAAAATTGCATCTGGGAAAGCATCAATGGAGCTACCTGGAAATGTAGCATATTGGCACACACCAATATTGGCAATGACAGCTGATGTGATTCAGGCAACAAATGAAGAATGTCTAAAGTGTGGGATGGATGGTTATGTGTCAAAGCCATTTGAAGATGAGAAGCTTTACAATGCTGTGACACGGTTTTTTTAG
- the LOC7455991 gene encoding histidine kinase 2 isoform X2 encodes MNHVHALAILVSTFHHGKNPSAIDQKTFGEYTKRTDFERPLTSGVAYALKVPHLERKQFEEQHGWTIKKMGTEDQTLVQDCIPDKLDPAPIQDEYAPVIFSQETVSHIVSIDMMSGKEDRENILRARASGKGVLTSPFKLLKSNHLGVVLTFAVYNTDLPDATPEQRIDATVGYLGASYDVPSLVEKLLHQLSSKQTIVVNVYDTTNATAPILMYGTDVTDTGLLHVSSLDFGDPLRKHEMHCRFKHKPPLPWPAINASVGLLVITLLVGHIFHAAINRIAKVEEDYREMMELKARAEAADVAKSQFLATVSHEIRTPMNGVLGMLQMLMETDLDVNQMDYANTAHTSGKDLIALINEVLDQAKIESGRLELEAVPFDLRSVLDNVLSLFSGKSNEKGIELAVYVSDRLPEVVIGDPGRFRQIITNLVGNSIKFTRDKGHVFVSVHLADEVRSPLDARDAVLKQGLELVQDTSSKVYDSLSGFPVVNRWKSWEKFKKSSCIDSRDEPEMIRLLVTVEDTGVGIPEDAQGNIFTPFMQADSSTSRKYGGTGIGLSISKCLVDLMGGEIGFVSECGIGSTFSFIVSFRKGESTSLDTKWQPYDPAVLEVRGGRALVIDERSVRAEVTKYHLQRLGITADVAPSLKSACAYLSSGYCTSIPADLPIVLIDKDAWDKESGIAFHHLLKMPKKNDGTDIQVDLSKIFLLATTISSDERLELKTSGLVDNVLVKPLRLSVLIACFQEAFGSGKKSEVNRKKPPALQNLLRGKQILVVDDNLVNRRVAEGALKKHGAIVTCVESGKAALEKLKPPHSFDACFMDFQMPEMDGFEATRQIRSMESQFNEKIASGKASMELPGNVAYWHTPILAMTADVIQATNEECLKCGMDGYVSKPFEDEKLYNAVTRFF; translated from the exons ATGAACCATGTACATGCCTTGGCTATCCTTGTATCCACCTTTCACCATGGAAAAAATCCTTCTGCTATTGATCAG AAAACATTTGGTGAATATACCAAGAGAACAGATTTTGAGAGGCCACTTACTAGTGGTGTTGCTTATGCTCTAAAAGTTCCTCATTTAGAGAGGAAGCAATTTGAAGAGCAGCATGGATGGACAATTAAGAAAATGGGAACGGAGGACCAGACTCTAGTCCAAGACTGTATTCCAGATAAATTGGATCCTGCACCCATCCAGGATGAATATGCACCTGTGATTTTTTCTCAAGAAACAGTCTCTCATATTGTCTCAATTGACATGATGTCTGGAAAG GAAGACCGCGAGAACATCTTGCGAGCAAGGGCATCTGGAAAGGGAGTGTTGACATCTCCTTTCAAACTTTTGAAATCGAACCACCTGGGAGTTGTACTCACATTTGCTGTCTATAATACCGACCTCCCTGATGCTACACCAGAACAAAGAATTGATGCCACTGTTGG GTATCTTGGCGCATCTTATGATGTACCATCTCTAGTGGAGAAGCTTCTGCACCAACTTTCCAGCAAGCAAACAATTGTCGTGAATGTTTACGATACAACTAATGCAACCGCTCCCATTCTCATGTATGGTACTGATGTTACTGATACTGGCCTTCTGCATGTCAGTAGCCTTGACTTTGGTGATCCATTGCGGAAGCATGAAATGCATTGCAG GTTCAAGCATAAACCTCCTTTACCCTGGCCAGCAATAAATGCATCAGTTGGGCTCCTTGTTATTACTCTTCTTGTTGGCCACATCTTTCATGCAGCCATTAATAGGATTGCAAAAGTTGAGGAGGACTATCGTGAGATGATGGAGCTCAAAGCTCGTGCTGAAGCTGCGGACGTGGCAAAATCTCAG TTTCTTGCAACTGTTTCCCATGAAATAAGGACCCCAATGAATGGTGTTTTAG GTATGCTGCAAATGCTGATGGAGACTGATCTGGATGTAAACCAAATGGACTATGCCAATACTGCTCATACTAGCGGAAAGGATCTAATTGCACTGATCAATGAAGTTCTAGATCAGGCTAAGATAGAATCAGGCCGGCTAGAATTGGAAGCAGTTCCCTTTGATCTGCGTTCTGTTCTTGATAATGTTCTATCACTATTTTCAGGAAAATCCAATGAAAAAGGGATTGAG TTGGCTGTTTATGTTTCTGACCGGCTCCCTGAAGTTGTTATTGGTGACCCTGGACGGTTTCGGCAGATAATTACAAATCTTGTTGGAAATTCGATAAAG TTTACACGCGACAAAGGGCATGTGTTTGTTTCTGTGCATCTGGCAGATGAAGTGAGAAGCCCTCTTGATGCCAGGGATGCAGTGCTTAAACAAGGCCTGGAGTTAGTTCAGGATACATCAAGCAAAGTTTATGACTCATTGAGTGGGTTTCCTGTTGTCAACCGATGGAAAAGTTGGGAGAAATTTAAAAAGTCAAGCTGCATAGATTCTAGGGATGAACCTGAAATGATTAGACTACTAGTTACAGTTGAGGATACAGGAGTGGGAATACCAGAAGATGCACAGGGAAATATTTTCACGCCTTTTATGCAAGCTGACAGTTCCACTTCACGAAAATATGGTGGAACTGGAATAGGATTAAGCATTAGCAAATGTCTGGTGGATCTCATGGGTGGGGAGATTGGGTTTGTTAGTGAATGTGGCATTGGCAGtaccttttcatttattgtttctttCAGAAAAGGAGAATCAACTTCTCTGGATACAAAGTGGCAGCCTTATGATCCAGCTGTTTTGGAGGTCCGAGGAGGGAGAGCCCTGGTAATTGATGAAAGAAGTGTCCGAGCTGAGGTCACAAAATATCACTTGCAGAGGTTGGGAATAACTGCAGATGTAGCTCCCAGTCTGAAGTCAGCATGTGCATATCTATCTAGTGGTTACTGCACAAG TATTCCAGCCGATTTGCCTATAGTTCTTATTGACAAAGACGCATGGGACAAAGAATCTGGCATTGCTTTCCATCATTTGCTGAAAATGCCCAAGAAAAATGACGGGACAGATATCCAGGTAGACCTTTCAAAGATTTTTCTCTTGGCTACCACCATCAGCTCTGATGAACGCTTAGAGCTAAAAACCTCTGGTTTAGTAGATAATGTACTGGTGAAGCCTCTTCGGTTAAGTGTCTTAATCGCTTGCTTCCAAGAAGCTTTTGGAAGCGGTAAGAAGAGTGAAGTAAATAGGAAGAAACCACCAGCACTTCAGAATTTACTGAGAGGAAAACAAATTTTGGTGGTGGATGACAATTTGGTAAACAGAAGAGTGGCTGAGGGTGCTCTTAAAAAGCATGGAGCAATTGTTACCTGTGTGGAGAGTGGCAAGGCTGCTTTAGAAAAGCTTAAACCACCACACAGTTTTGACGCTTGCTTCATGGACTTCCAAATGCCAGAAATGGATGG CTTTGAAGCCACACGTCAAATCCGGTCTATGGAGAGTCAGTTTAATGAGAAAATTGCATCTGGGAAAGCATCAATGGAGCTACCTGGAAATGTAGCATATTGGCACACACCAATATTGGCAATGACAGCTGATGTGATTCAGGCAACAAATGAAGAATGTCTAAAGTGTGGGATGGATGGTTATGTGTCAAAGCCATTTGAAGATGAGAAGCTTTACAATGCTGTGACACGGTTTTTTTAG
- the LOC7455990 gene encoding uncharacterized protein LOC7455990, giving the protein MDPSMWHRIAAVSGVAALGLGTYGAHVFKPENPTYKEVWQTASLYHLVHTAALLAAPITKHPNIFGGLLTTGILAFSGTCYTVALLEDRKYSTLAPFGGFAFIGAWASLLF; this is encoded by the exons ATGGATCCTTCTATGTGGCACAGAATAGCTGCTGTCTCCG GGGTAGCAGCTCTCGGATTGGGGACCTACGGTGCTCATGTCTTCAAGCCCGAAAATCCCACTTACAAAGAG GTATGGCAAACAGCGTCTTTATACCATTTGGTTCACACTGCAGCCCTTCTTGCTGCTCCTATCACCAAACACCCCAACATT TTTGGAGGCCTTTTGACTACTGGGATTCTTGCTTTCTCTGGAAC GTGTTATACTGTGGCTCTTCTTGAGGACAGAAAGTATTCTACTCTGGCTCCATTTGGTGGCTTTGCATTTATTGGTGCTTGGGCAAGCTTGCTTTTCTAA